A genomic region of Lachnoclostridium edouardi contains the following coding sequences:
- a CDS encoding tetratricopeptide repeat protein has product MEQEKKQEKTVCRSIPVKKVIQELDEYFEKNQLKEAGVHLRRWLAEAKSLGDWRGELAVQNELMGYYRNTLEEEPGLLAVREGLNLIQTHHIEDTVTGATSMINAATTLKAFGRAGEGIKYYEAVFHIFEKKLDKQDYRFAGLYNNMALAWTDLGEYEKAKQYFHMAMEITSKLPGGMMETAMTWVNLACLYEKWCLSQEDMDEKISFCMENAWLQLEDPGAARDGYYGFTCMKCADSFGHFGYFLRKKELEKRAAEIYERA; this is encoded by the coding sequence ATGGAGCAGGAGAAAAAACAGGAAAAGACAGTGTGCAGATCAATTCCTGTGAAAAAAGTCATTCAGGAGCTGGATGAGTATTTTGAAAAAAATCAGCTGAAGGAGGCCGGAGTACATTTGCGCAGATGGCTGGCAGAGGCAAAAAGCCTGGGCGACTGGCGGGGGGAACTGGCTGTCCAAAATGAGCTGATGGGATATTACAGAAATACTTTAGAAGAGGAACCAGGGCTTCTGGCAGTGAGGGAAGGCTTAAATCTGATTCAGACTCACCATATAGAAGACACGGTGACAGGGGCTACCTCTATGATAAATGCTGCCACTACCTTAAAAGCTTTTGGAAGGGCGGGGGAAGGTATTAAGTACTATGAAGCCGTCTTTCATATATTTGAAAAAAAGCTGGATAAGCAGGATTATCGTTTCGCAGGATTATATAATAATATGGCTTTGGCCTGGACTGATTTGGGGGAGTATGAAAAAGCAAAACAGTATTTTCACATGGCTATGGAGATTACAAGCAAACTTCCGGGGGGAATGATGGAGACAGCTATGACCTGGGTGAACCTGGCCTGCTTGTATGAGAAATGGTGTCTGAGCCAGGAGGACATGGATGAAAAGATTTCTTTCTGTATGGAAAATGCATGGCTGCAGCTGGAGGACCCTGGGGCAGCAAGAGACGGATATTATGGATTTACATGTATGAAGTGTGCAGACAGCTTTGGACATTTTGGATATTTTCTGAGAAAGAAAGAGCTGGAAAAAAGGGCGGCAGAGATTTATGAAAGGGCTTGA
- a CDS encoding aldo/keto reductase, with translation MENFKLWNGVEIPAIGFGTYKSTVEEGKTVILRALEAGYRHLDTAAFYGNEELIGESIKDSKIPRDQLFLTSKVWKTWLGYDNTIKSFEESLKKLGTDYLDLFLIHWPAAAGHMYEDPKATDQSTWKALEDLYESGKIRGIGLSNFLPHHYLGLMETAKIKPMVNQLEFHPGYTQQAAVDFFQAQGIVVEGWSPIGRARVLDDPLILKLAEKYGKNPGQICLRFAVQRNVLPLPKSSSVERMKMNQEVFDFQISEEDMYRLLTMPQTGWSGEHPDL, from the coding sequence ATGGAAAATTTTAAATTGTGGAATGGAGTAGAAATACCGGCAATTGGTTTCGGAACATATAAGTCTACTGTGGAAGAGGGAAAAACAGTAATTTTAAGAGCCTTGGAAGCAGGCTACCGCCATTTAGATACAGCGGCATTTTACGGCAATGAGGAATTAATCGGAGAAAGCATAAAGGATTCTAAAATACCCAGAGATCAGCTGTTTCTTACCTCTAAGGTGTGGAAAACCTGGCTTGGATATGACAACACTATAAAGTCTTTTGAAGAATCCTTAAAAAAATTGGGCACAGATTATCTGGACTTATTTTTAATTCACTGGCCGGCTGCGGCAGGTCACATGTATGAAGACCCTAAAGCTACAGATCAAAGCACATGGAAAGCTTTGGAGGATTTGTATGAATCCGGAAAAATCAGAGGAATAGGATTAAGCAACTTCCTGCCTCATCATTACTTAGGCCTGATGGAAACTGCAAAGATTAAGCCTATGGTAAATCAGCTGGAATTTCATCCAGGATATACTCAGCAGGCAGCTGTAGACTTTTTCCAGGCACAGGGCATTGTGGTGGAAGGCTGGAGCCCAATTGGCAGAGCCAGAGTGCTAGATGATCCCTTGATTCTGAAATTGGCGGAAAAATATGGAAAAAATCCAGGACAGATCTGCCTTAGATTTGCTGTTCAGAGAAATGTTCTGCCTTTACCTAAATCCTCCTCTGTGGAGCGAATGAAAATGAATCAGGAGGTATTTGATTTTCAGATATCAGAAGAAGACATGTACCGCCTGTTAACTATGCCTCAAACCGGTTGGTCCGGGGAGCATCCGGATTTATAA
- a CDS encoding desulfoferrodoxin family protein, with amino-acid sequence MLNEPVFLTDANHDVILEVICGSPNVALPDCCKPFDRMIPGTTDGASEKHVPIIETSGLHVTVKVGEILHPMSQEHNIAWVCLQTKAGSLYRACLTKDSDPVVHFTLEEGDFPAAAYAFCNLHGFWKSV; translated from the coding sequence ATGTTAAACGAACCTGTTTTTTTAACTGATGCAAACCATGATGTAATTCTGGAGGTAATCTGCGGTTCTCCTAACGTTGCTCTTCCAGATTGCTGCAAACCATTTGACCGAATGATTCCTGGAACTACAGACGGAGCTTCTGAGAAACATGTGCCCATTATTGAAACTTCAGGTCTTCACGTAACAGTCAAGGTGGGAGAAATTTTGCATCCAATGTCTCAGGAACACAATATTGCCTGGGTATGTCTTCAGACAAAAGCCGGTTCTCTTTACAGAGCCTGCCTTACTAAAGACAGCGACCCTGTAGTTCACTTTACTTTGGAAGAGGGAGATTTTCCGGCTGCAGCTTATGCCTTCTGCAATCTTCACGGATTCTGGAAAAGCGTTTAA
- a CDS encoding transketolase family protein: protein MMDRIPPRDGYGKALLKLAETNEKFIVLDGDVAKSTRTNWIRDKYPEKFIDIGISEQDLVGTASGLALTGMVPFATTYCVFLAGRAWDQIRTTVAYGDCNVKLAGAHAGINVGPDGASHQSMEDAALMRVLPNMMVVVPCDAIETEKAILAVADHQGPAFVRFGREAIPVVTDESTPFELGKARLVKDGNDLVIFANGPEVYEALKAEEELAKEGISAMVVDLHTIKPLDEEFVIAAAKKTGAVVTAEDHQITGALGGAVCECLSGNWPVPVVRVGMPDTFGESGKMEELMAKYGLDSAAIVKAAKKALAMKNR, encoded by the coding sequence ATGATGGATAGAATACCACCACGCGACGGCTATGGAAAAGCGTTATTAAAATTAGCAGAGACAAATGAGAAATTTATTGTATTAGACGGGGATGTGGCAAAATCTACCAGAACAAACTGGATTCGGGACAAATATCCGGAAAAGTTTATAGATATTGGTATTTCTGAGCAGGATCTGGTAGGCACAGCTTCCGGATTAGCTTTAACAGGCATGGTGCCTTTTGCTACTACTTACTGCGTATTCCTGGCAGGAAGGGCATGGGATCAGATTCGCACTACAGTAGCATACGGAGACTGCAACGTAAAGCTGGCAGGCGCTCACGCGGGAATTAACGTTGGACCGGACGGAGCTTCTCATCAGTCTATGGAGGACGCTGCCCTTATGCGTGTTCTTCCTAATATGATGGTAGTAGTTCCATGTGATGCAATTGAAACTGAGAAAGCAATTCTGGCTGTGGCTGACCATCAGGGACCTGCCTTCGTTCGTTTTGGAAGAGAGGCAATTCCAGTAGTAACAGATGAAAGCACACCGTTTGAATTAGGAAAAGCAAGACTGGTAAAAGACGGAAACGACCTGGTTATTTTTGCAAATGGACCGGAGGTATATGAAGCGTTAAAGGCAGAGGAAGAGCTGGCAAAGGAAGGCATCAGCGCAATGGTAGTTGACCTTCACACGATTAAGCCTTTAGATGAGGAATTTGTAATTGCAGCAGCTAAGAAGACAGGAGCTGTTGTAACTGCAGAGGATCACCAGATTACAGGCGCTTTAGGCGGAGCCGTGTGCGAGTGTCTCTCTGGAAACTGGCCGGTTCCGGTAGTAAGAGTAGGTATGCCGGATACATTTGGAGAGTCCGGAAAAATGGAAGAGCTTATGGCAAAATATGGCCTGGACAGCGCTGCAATCGTTAAAGCTGCAAAGAAAGCTCTTGCAATGAAAAATCGTTAA
- a CDS encoding transketolase, whose protein sequence is MNKKELQSICKTIREDILTMTHEAGSGHPGGSLSAVEIMTALYFTDIFRCDPKNPDWNERDRFVLSKGHGAPVLYSVLCRKGFFDEKHLKTLRKFGSILQGHPHRQSTPGLDTSSGSLGQGLSIANGFALGYKKQGIDGRAYCLIGDGELQEGQIWEAAMTAAQQNLDNVCAIVDNNHVQLDGTTDEVCNMEPVTDKWRAFNWHVIEADGHDLESMYNAFKEAMATKGKPSVIVAETIKGKGVSFMEGEADWHGLAPNDEQFKQAMVEVAAE, encoded by the coding sequence ATGAATAAGAAAGAATTACAATCTATTTGCAAAACAATCCGTGAGGATATTCTGACAATGACCCATGAGGCAGGATCTGGACATCCAGGTGGCTCTCTGTCAGCTGTAGAGATTATGACAGCTCTTTATTTTACTGATATATTCCGCTGCGACCCTAAAAATCCTGACTGGAATGAAAGAGACCGCTTTGTTCTGTCTAAGGGCCACGGCGCTCCAGTGCTTTACAGCGTTCTGTGCAGAAAAGGATTTTTTGATGAGAAGCATTTAAAAACTCTGAGAAAATTTGGCAGCATTCTTCAGGGACATCCTCACCGTCAGTCTACGCCAGGACTGGATACTTCCAGCGGATCTTTAGGTCAGGGATTATCTATTGCAAACGGATTTGCTTTAGGCTATAAGAAACAGGGAATTGATGGAAGAGCCTACTGCCTGATTGGAGACGGAGAGCTTCAGGAAGGTCAGATCTGGGAAGCAGCTATGACTGCAGCTCAGCAGAATCTGGACAATGTATGCGCAATTGTAGACAACAACCATGTGCAGCTGGACGGCACAACAGATGAGGTTTGCAACATGGAGCCTGTAACTGACAAATGGCGCGCATTTAACTGGCATGTAATTGAGGCAGACGGACATGATCTGGAATCCATGTACAATGCATTTAAAGAAGCTATGGCTACAAAGGGAAAACCAAGTGTAATTGTAGCTGAGACAATTAAAGGAAAAGGCGTTTCCTTTATGGAAGGCGAGGCTGACTGGCACGGTTTAGCTCCAAACGACGAGCAGTTTAAACAGGCTATGGTAGAGGTAGCAGCAGAGTAA
- a CDS encoding cytidylate kinase-like family protein, whose product MTNAIITISREYGSGGKKIGQIVAERLGIPFYDKQLIEETAKEAGLSEDVVRESEEKLGNGVFYNFALGAIYGVAYPEKPKMKDLPTAERIFLAQKKIIEELAAKGPCVIVGRCADYILKDKKDVLKVFIYADKKEREKRAIEEYNRIPEYIEQAVSYMDKRRRLHYETYTTQNWGDRTNYHLLLDSGKFGIEGCAEIICNGAKK is encoded by the coding sequence ATGACAAATGCAATTATTACAATAAGCAGGGAATATGGAAGCGGCGGAAAAAAGATTGGTCAAATAGTGGCAGAACGTTTAGGAATACCGTTTTATGACAAACAGCTGATTGAAGAGACGGCAAAAGAGGCAGGCTTATCAGAGGATGTGGTCAGAGAAAGTGAAGAAAAGCTGGGCAACGGAGTATTTTACAACTTTGCCTTAGGCGCCATTTACGGAGTAGCATATCCGGAAAAACCTAAAATGAAAGATCTTCCTACAGCAGAAAGAATTTTTCTGGCTCAGAAAAAGATTATTGAGGAGCTGGCCGCCAAGGGGCCATGCGTTATTGTAGGCAGATGTGCTGATTATATTTTAAAAGATAAAAAGGATGTGCTGAAAGTATTTATTTACGCTGATAAAAAAGAAAGAGAGAAAAGGGCCATAGAGGAGTACAACAGGATTCCTGAATATATTGAGCAGGCAGTGTCTTATATGGATAAACGCCGCCGCCTTCACTATGAGACCTATACTACGCAGAACTGGGGGGACAGAACGAATTATCACCTGCTTTTAGACAGCGGAAAATTTGGAATAGAGGGATGTGCAGAGATTATCTGCAACGGGGCTAAAAAGTAG
- a CDS encoding sugar phosphate isomerase/epimerase family protein: MKHLKSSQIALSNFPYYKYSLDYTLNSLEKLGAESIELYACDPHFHIDDCGPAQVKILKKKLKDRGMKVICVTPEQVKYPINIASVNPECRRRSMETYTKVIQYASELDCQTVQFFAGWGPLDQPYEEAWSRSVDSLGFLADLAEGYGITITIEAADRTLTVLTGTDKIRKMIEAIHSKNLRGMIDTVCLLACDETIEQAINNIGENNIKHFHFSDVMMDKSTLDHIIPGQGTMNLDYVLEKMDGIRYDGYFSIELMSPYEKQPEEAMKKAAVWMRERLL, from the coding sequence ATGAAACATTTAAAATCAAGTCAGATTGCACTGTCAAATTTCCCGTATTACAAATATTCTTTAGATTATACTTTAAATTCTTTGGAAAAGCTGGGAGCAGAGTCTATAGAACTGTATGCCTGCGATCCTCATTTTCATATAGACGACTGCGGGCCGGCCCAGGTCAAAATATTAAAAAAGAAATTAAAGGATAGAGGTATGAAGGTAATATGTGTAACGCCGGAACAGGTGAAATATCCTATTAATATTGCCTCTGTAAACCCTGAGTGCAGAAGGAGAAGTATGGAGACCTATACAAAGGTAATTCAATATGCCAGTGAATTAGACTGTCAGACAGTCCAGTTTTTTGCAGGCTGGGGCCCTTTAGATCAGCCCTATGAGGAGGCCTGGTCCAGGTCTGTAGACAGCCTTGGTTTTTTAGCAGATCTGGCAGAAGGTTATGGAATTACTATTACTATTGAAGCTGCTGACAGAACTTTAACTGTACTTACAGGTACAGATAAGATCAGAAAAATGATTGAGGCGATTCATTCCAAAAACCTGAGGGGAATGATTGACACTGTCTGCCTTCTGGCATGTGACGAAACTATTGAGCAGGCGATTAATAATATTGGAGAGAATAATATAAAGCATTTTCACTTTAGCGACGTGATGATGGATAAATCTACTTTGGACCATATTATACCAGGACAGGGCACAATGAATTTAGATTATGTGTTGGAAAAAATGGATGGTATCAGGTATGACGGATATTTTTCTATAGAATTAATGAGTCCGTATGAAAAGCAGCCGGAGGAAGCAATGAAAAAAGCTGCGGTATGGATGAGGGAAAGATTACTGTAA